One region of Hymenobacter sediminicola genomic DNA includes:
- a CDS encoding glycoside hydrolase family 32 protein, with amino-acid sequence MKYPLLLALAAASLTACNPDTKTTDTAATTPVVTAKAPADSVPPATPQYRPAFHFSLAKMWMNDPNGMVYLNGTYHLFFQHYPGGMEWGPMHWGHATSKDLVSWQEQPIALYPDSLGWIFSGSAVIDKDNTAGFGQNAMVAIFTHHNDPEEKKKTNKHQYQSLAYSLDEGKTWKKYDGNPVLPNPGIQDFRDPKVSWNEVAKKWVMTLATKDRITFYSSPNLKDWTKLSEFGEKLGAHGGVWECPDLFPLTLNGKTHWVLLVSINPGGPNGGSATQYFVGQFDGKTFTPTTTTQKWVDWGKDDYAGVTWDGTGARKIFLGWMSNWEYANQVPTSPWRNAMTVPRDLALKQIGSEIYLTSTPVKEVATLGQTGQSLKNLVVKSELSLTDKIPTLAQQFQLKVSTKQLQDFALVLGNPKGEELVIGYDKQANQYYIDRSKAGQMAFSDKFAGRHPAPRLATTPAADLTLLFDATSVEVFADGGLTTMTELFFPTQPYTTLKLKSASGLTLDNLTYTSLKPATK; translated from the coding sequence ATGAAATATCCGCTTCTCCTGGCGCTGGCCGCGGCCAGCCTCACCGCGTGCAACCCCGACACCAAAACGACTGACACGGCCGCCACGACACCCGTCGTCACTGCAAAGGCCCCAGCCGACTCAGTGCCACCTGCCACGCCACAGTACCGCCCGGCTTTCCATTTCAGCCTGGCCAAGATGTGGATGAACGACCCCAACGGCATGGTGTATCTTAACGGCACCTACCACCTGTTCTTTCAGCACTACCCCGGCGGCATGGAGTGGGGTCCAATGCACTGGGGCCACGCTACCAGCAAGGACCTGGTGAGCTGGCAGGAGCAGCCCATTGCGCTGTATCCCGATTCGCTGGGCTGGATATTCTCGGGCAGCGCCGTTATAGACAAGGATAACACGGCCGGTTTCGGCCAGAACGCCATGGTGGCCATATTCACCCACCACAACGACCCCGAGGAGAAAAAGAAAACCAACAAGCACCAGTACCAGAGCCTAGCCTACAGCCTCGACGAGGGCAAAACCTGGAAAAAATACGACGGCAACCCCGTACTGCCCAACCCCGGCATTCAGGATTTCCGCGACCCGAAAGTGAGCTGGAACGAAGTAGCCAAGAAGTGGGTGATGACCCTGGCCACCAAAGACCGGATTACGTTCTATTCGTCGCCTAACCTGAAAGACTGGACCAAGCTCAGTGAGTTTGGCGAGAAGCTCGGTGCCCACGGCGGCGTGTGGGAATGCCCCGATTTATTTCCGCTGACGCTGAACGGCAAAACCCACTGGGTGCTGCTGGTGAGCATCAACCCCGGCGGGCCTAACGGTGGTTCAGCCACGCAATACTTTGTGGGCCAGTTTGATGGCAAGACCTTCACGCCCACTACCACCACCCAGAAATGGGTAGACTGGGGCAAAGACGACTACGCCGGCGTGACCTGGGACGGTACCGGTGCCCGCAAAATCTTCCTGGGCTGGATGAGCAACTGGGAGTACGCCAACCAGGTGCCCACTTCGCCCTGGCGCAACGCCATGACCGTGCCGCGCGACCTAGCCCTCAAGCAAATCGGCTCAGAAATCTACCTGACGTCTACGCCGGTGAAGGAAGTAGCTACGCTAGGCCAAACCGGCCAGTCCCTGAAAAACCTAGTGGTGAAGTCAGAATTGAGCTTAACTGACAAAATCCCGACTCTGGCCCAACAGTTTCAACTGAAGGTGAGCACCAAGCAGCTCCAGGATTTCGCGCTGGTGCTGGGCAATCCCAAAGGCGAGGAACTGGTCATCGGCTACGACAAGCAGGCCAACCAATATTACATCGACCGGAGTAAAGCCGGCCAGATGGCCTTCAGCGACAAATTCGCGGGCCGCCACCCAGCCCCGCGCCTGGCCACAACTCCCGCCGCTGACCTTACGCTGCTCTTCGACGCTACCTCGGTGGAAGTATTTGCCGACGGCGGCCTTACCACCATGACCGAACTGTTCTTCCCCACGCAGCCTTACACTACGCTCAAGCTGAAATCAGCCAGCGGCCTTACCCTGGACAACCTGACGTACACTTCACTCAAGCCAGCTACGAAGTAA
- a CDS encoding carbohydrate kinase family protein, translated as MSNKIACFGEILWDVLPTGKQPGGAPFNVAVHLHQLGQSVDLISRVGDDDLGSELLDFVASKGLRTDYVQLGKTHLTGVVKANVDDANEVTYKIVQPVAWDYIQYDAELETLVEQAEVFVFGSLAARQAGTRETLYRLLEHAKFKVFDVNMRPPHYSKEVVKYLLEKANLVKMNHHELAEIMAWFGEETDRPTAMRWLANRFDLQAVCVTCGADGALLWTNDQLYRAPGVAVEVKDTIGSGDSFLAALLKGWLAGQEPGEMLRFACATGALVATHQGATPAFTEAAVQELLAAQAA; from the coding sequence ATGTCTAATAAGATAGCCTGCTTCGGCGAAATCCTGTGGGACGTGCTGCCAACCGGCAAGCAGCCCGGCGGCGCGCCCTTCAACGTGGCCGTGCACCTGCACCAACTCGGCCAGTCCGTGGACCTCATCAGCCGCGTCGGCGACGACGACCTGGGCTCGGAGCTGCTCGATTTTGTAGCGTCCAAAGGCCTTCGCACCGACTACGTGCAGCTCGGCAAAACCCACCTTACCGGCGTGGTGAAAGCCAATGTAGACGACGCCAACGAGGTGACGTACAAGATTGTACAGCCCGTAGCCTGGGACTATATTCAGTACGATGCAGAGCTGGAAACCCTAGTGGAGCAGGCTGAGGTGTTTGTGTTCGGTAGCCTTGCCGCCCGCCAAGCCGGCACCCGCGAAACGCTGTACCGCCTGCTCGAACACGCCAAGTTCAAGGTGTTCGACGTGAACATGCGCCCGCCGCATTACAGCAAGGAAGTGGTGAAATACCTGCTTGAAAAAGCCAATCTGGTGAAAATGAACCACCACGAGCTGGCCGAAATCATGGCGTGGTTTGGCGAAGAAACCGACCGGCCCACTGCTATGCGCTGGCTCGCCAACCGCTTCGATTTGCAAGCCGTGTGCGTAACCTGCGGTGCCGATGGGGCCCTGCTCTGGACCAACGACCAGCTCTACCGCGCCCCCGGCGTGGCCGTGGAAGTGAAGGACACCATCGGCAGCGGCGACTCGTTTCTGGCGGCGCTTCTCAAAGGCTGGCTGGCTGGCCAGGAGCCCGGCGAAATGCTGCGTTTCGCTTGTGCCACCGGCGCGCTGGTCGCCACCCACCAGGGGGCCACGCCTGCCTTCACCGAAGCTGCCGTGCAGGAGCTACTGGCCGCACAGGCGGCATAG
- a CDS encoding SusC/RagA family TonB-linked outer membrane protein — MKHTVPLLRQAVGLTLLSALPLGATPALAYMPSASIGVLANVPVTGRIVDEKGAGMPGVTVVVKGTSIGTSTDGDGNFSLSMPDNATALLISFIGYKSQEVPVAGRTSFSITLAPDAAALDEVVVTGYQTQRKADLTGAVAVVKTEEIRDMASNDVTRNLQGRVAGVSITTDGAPGSSATVRIRGFGTLGNNDPLYVIDGIPTKEGINQINQNDIENIQVLKDASAASIYGSRAGNGVIIITTKKAKKGATKVDFSTFFTLQTPGPNIKLLNTLDYGRVYGQAAINDGTNPSLPYYNFQTSLDGNGRRVLNGVTVPEFIDAEKTQRSADTDWFKETQHNALIQSYNLSVSSGNERGGALFSLNYYDNSGTLKYTDFDRYTARLNTDYNFLDGKLKIGENLTVVKSQRAEFDLNLVRDRTTQLPSIVPVHTVDGVGWGGPVAGMSDRDNPLRLLKDNEQNRSNTGRAFGNLFADAEILKGLHLRTSFGIDYSIYKYRQIYKTYRAGFLSEQNNRVTVNDRFWGNWVWQNTLNYDMLLAGKHQLGFVAGTERISYYDESSYASRTNFASEDLTYAYLDAGAANKDNGGGATAYRLASTFGKVNYSFADKYLLSGTLRRDGSSRFGADNRFGIFPAVSAGWRLSEELFVKDSAPFFSDLKLRAGWGQTGNQDIANFASRGLYQSLLGTIDPNFEYDRGTAYDIYGNDTNLPSGYRRFQRANPALKWETTTQTNVGLDFGLLQNRLSGSVDYFVKKSEDILVNLPYLAVVGEGGDQFVNGASIENRGWEFVLGYQNELTNGLTYTISGNLSTYRNELTFLPAEVINAYGGNGQDVTRLGHSINAVYGYVADGLFQNEGEVTGHATQVGAAPGRIRYKDLNGDGKVDNFDQTWITEGVPDFSYGLNLGAGYKGFDLQLFFQGVQGIDAFNNAKFRTDFASLASGENWGERLLDAWTPTNTGSTIPAATLINTNNEGRASTYFIENASYMKLRNLQLGYSLPASFVSRIKLQGVRVYVQGQNLFTIKSKEYTGADPEVTNYQYPVPRIFSTGLNVSF; from the coding sequence ATGAAACACACTGTACCTCTGCTGCGGCAAGCTGTTGGGCTGACGCTGCTTTCTGCTCTGCCGTTGGGCGCTACGCCGGCGCTGGCTTACATGCCTAGCGCCTCCATCGGAGTGCTGGCCAACGTGCCAGTAACGGGCCGTATCGTTGATGAAAAAGGAGCCGGTATGCCCGGCGTCACGGTGGTTGTGAAAGGTACTTCCATTGGCACCTCTACTGATGGCGACGGTAACTTTTCCCTGTCGATGCCCGACAACGCCACAGCGCTGCTCATCTCCTTTATCGGCTACAAGTCGCAGGAAGTGCCGGTGGCGGGCCGCACGTCGTTCAGCATCACGCTGGCCCCCGACGCCGCGGCTCTGGATGAAGTAGTAGTAACCGGCTACCAGACCCAGCGCAAAGCCGACCTGACCGGTGCCGTGGCGGTAGTGAAAACCGAGGAAATCCGGGACATGGCCTCCAATGACGTGACCCGCAACCTGCAGGGCCGCGTGGCGGGGGTGAGTATTACCACGGATGGTGCGCCGGGCAGCTCGGCCACAGTACGCATCCGTGGCTTCGGTACGCTCGGCAACAACGACCCGCTGTATGTTATCGACGGCATCCCGACCAAGGAAGGCATCAACCAGATCAACCAGAACGATATCGAGAACATTCAGGTGCTGAAAGACGCCTCGGCGGCCAGCATCTACGGCTCGCGGGCTGGAAATGGCGTTATCATCATCACGACGAAAAAGGCCAAAAAGGGCGCCACCAAAGTAGACTTCTCAACCTTCTTCACGCTCCAGACGCCAGGCCCGAATATCAAGCTGCTCAACACCCTGGACTACGGCCGCGTGTACGGCCAGGCCGCCATCAACGATGGTACCAACCCCAGCCTGCCTTACTACAACTTCCAGACGAGCTTGGACGGCAACGGCCGCCGCGTGCTGAACGGCGTGACCGTGCCGGAATTCATCGACGCAGAAAAGACCCAGCGCTCCGCTGATACCGATTGGTTTAAGGAAACGCAGCATAATGCCCTGATTCAGAGCTATAACCTGAGCGTAAGCAGCGGCAATGAGCGGGGCGGGGCGTTGTTCTCGCTGAACTACTACGACAACAGCGGCACGCTGAAGTACACCGACTTCGACCGGTACACGGCCCGCCTCAACACCGACTATAACTTCTTGGACGGCAAGCTGAAAATCGGGGAGAACCTGACCGTAGTGAAGTCGCAGCGCGCCGAGTTTGACTTGAATCTGGTGCGCGACCGGACCACGCAGCTGCCCTCCATCGTGCCGGTGCATACCGTGGATGGCGTGGGCTGGGGCGGCCCCGTAGCCGGCATGAGCGACCGGGACAACCCCCTGCGCCTGCTGAAAGATAACGAGCAGAACCGCTCCAATACGGGCCGCGCCTTCGGCAACCTGTTTGCCGATGCCGAAATCCTGAAAGGTCTGCACCTGCGCACCAGCTTCGGCATCGACTACAGCATCTATAAGTACCGCCAGATCTATAAGACGTACCGGGCAGGCTTCCTGTCGGAGCAGAACAACCGCGTGACCGTGAACGACCGGTTTTGGGGCAACTGGGTGTGGCAGAATACCTTGAACTACGACATGCTGCTGGCTGGAAAGCACCAGCTGGGCTTTGTAGCCGGTACGGAGCGCATCAGCTACTACGACGAAAGCTCGTACGCCTCGCGCACCAACTTCGCCAGCGAAGACCTCACTTACGCCTACCTCGACGCCGGCGCGGCCAACAAAGACAACGGCGGTGGTGCTACCGCTTACCGGCTGGCGTCCACGTTCGGTAAAGTCAATTACTCCTTCGCCGATAAATACCTGCTGTCGGGCACGTTGCGGCGCGACGGTTCCTCGCGCTTCGGTGCCGATAACCGCTTCGGTATTTTCCCGGCCGTATCGGCGGGCTGGCGCCTGAGCGAGGAACTGTTTGTAAAAGACAGCGCCCCGTTCTTTTCCGACCTGAAGCTGCGCGCTGGCTGGGGCCAAACCGGCAACCAAGACATTGCCAATTTCGCCTCGCGGGGCCTCTACCAGTCGCTGCTGGGCACCATCGACCCCAACTTCGAGTATGACCGGGGTACGGCCTACGACATCTACGGCAACGACACCAACCTGCCCTCGGGCTACCGCCGCTTCCAGCGCGCCAACCCGGCCCTGAAGTGGGAAACCACTACCCAGACCAACGTGGGCCTGGACTTCGGGCTGCTCCAGAACCGGCTGTCGGGCTCCGTGGATTACTTCGTGAAGAAGAGTGAGGACATCCTAGTGAATCTGCCGTACCTGGCGGTAGTAGGGGAGGGTGGTGACCAGTTTGTGAACGGCGCTTCCATCGAAAACCGGGGCTGGGAGTTTGTGCTCGGCTATCAGAACGAGCTGACCAACGGCCTGACCTATACCATCTCCGGCAACCTCTCGACCTACCGCAACGAGCTGACGTTCCTGCCAGCAGAAGTAATCAACGCCTATGGTGGCAACGGCCAGGACGTCACGCGGCTGGGCCACTCCATCAACGCCGTGTACGGCTATGTGGCAGATGGTCTGTTTCAGAACGAAGGCGAGGTGACCGGCCACGCCACGCAAGTAGGCGCTGCTCCCGGCCGCATCCGCTACAAAGACCTGAACGGTGACGGCAAAGTGGACAACTTCGACCAAACCTGGATTACGGAAGGCGTCCCGGATTTCAGCTACGGCCTCAACCTGGGCGCCGGCTACAAGGGCTTTGACCTGCAGCTATTCTTCCAGGGCGTGCAGGGCATTGATGCCTTCAACAACGCCAAATTCCGCACCGATTTCGCCTCGCTGGCTTCCGGCGAAAACTGGGGCGAGCGGCTGCTGGACGCCTGGACGCCGACCAATACCGGCTCTACCATTCCGGCCGCCACGCTCATCAACACCAACAACGAGGGCCGCGCTTCCACCTACTTCATCGAAAACGCTTCCTACATGAAGCTGCGCAACCTGCAGCTGGGCTACTCGCTGCCGGCCAGCTTCGTGAGCCGCATTAAGCTACAGGGCGTGCGGGTGTATGTGCAGGGCCAGAACCTGTTCACAATCAAGAGCAAGGAATACACTGGCGCCGACCCCGAGGTGACCAACTACCAGTATCCGGTGCCCCGCATTTTCTCCACGGGTCTGAACGTTTCTTTCTAA
- a CDS encoding GNAT family N-acetyltransferase, protein MSSPLTITLAKRTADVAAQLASIGRQTFLETFAADNQPADMAEYLEENFTPEKQLEELQDANTLFLLARMNQQLVGYAKLRLHSQLGNHPDRTPEERLEIERLYVLEDWIGTGLGATMMCRALEEGRQNRCRAVVLGVWEKNVRALEFYRRFGFKVIGEHEFVLGTDVQNDLILRKGL, encoded by the coding sequence ATGTCTTCGCCGCTTACTATAACTCTAGCCAAACGAACCGCTGACGTTGCGGCGCAACTCGCGTCCATTGGCCGTCAGACCTTTCTGGAAACGTTTGCTGCTGACAATCAGCCAGCCGATATGGCGGAGTACCTAGAGGAGAATTTCACGCCTGAAAAGCAATTGGAAGAACTACAGGACGCGAATACCCTGTTTTTGCTGGCGCGTATGAACCAGCAGTTGGTGGGGTATGCCAAGCTGCGCCTGCACTCCCAACTAGGAAATCACCCTGACAGAACGCCAGAAGAGCGGCTAGAAATAGAGCGGCTGTACGTGCTGGAAGACTGGATAGGCACTGGTCTAGGGGCTACCATGATGTGCCGGGCGCTGGAAGAAGGGCGGCAAAACCGTTGCCGGGCCGTGGTGCTGGGCGTGTGGGAGAAAAACGTGCGCGCCTTAGAATTCTACAGGCGCTTCGGCTTTAAAGTCATTGGAGAGCATGAGTTTGTACTAGGAACTGATGTGCAGAACGACCTGATACTGCGTAAGGGATTGTAG
- a CDS encoding sugar porter family MFS transporter — protein sequence MTAVKNSNVFFWSLVVALGGFLFGFDTAVISGAEKAIQQLWGLSAVEHGFTIAVALIGTVFGAIFGGIPSDKLGRRQTLIWIAVLYFVSAIGAAVTSSWVAFMLFRFLGGLGVGASSVTAPLYISEVSPAEKRGQMVAMFQFNIVFGILAAYLSNYLLTGVGENDWRWMLGVQAVPALAFFLLLFRVPESPRWLLGQGRVEEGRQVFQRINPATADQEVTNVLTSNASDDAMVGGRSLFAPQYRTPVILAVLFAVFNQVSGINAIIYFAPRIFEMTGLGQGAALLSSAGIGLVNFAFTLLARQVIDQFGRRKLMLIGSFGLIATLGLVSWAFYTQSFSALNGMLVPVLLFVYIAFFAFSQGAVIWVFISEIFPNTVRAKGQALGSSTHWVMAAIIAFAFPPLAEKLGGGHTFAFFCGMMVLQLLFVWRMMPETKGTSLEQLEKTLVIH from the coding sequence ATGACCGCCGTGAAAAACAGCAACGTATTCTTTTGGTCCCTGGTGGTGGCGCTGGGCGGCTTCCTGTTCGGCTTCGACACGGCCGTTATTTCCGGGGCCGAGAAAGCCATTCAGCAGCTCTGGGGGCTGAGTGCCGTGGAGCACGGCTTCACCATTGCCGTGGCTCTGATTGGTACCGTGTTCGGGGCCATCTTCGGCGGCATTCCGTCCGACAAGCTGGGCCGCCGTCAGACCCTGATCTGGATTGCGGTGCTCTATTTTGTGTCGGCCATTGGGGCAGCCGTTACGTCTAGCTGGGTGGCCTTCATGCTATTCCGGTTCCTGGGCGGGCTGGGCGTAGGCGCGTCGTCGGTGACGGCGCCGCTCTATATTTCCGAGGTGTCACCGGCCGAGAAGCGGGGGCAGATGGTAGCTATGTTTCAGTTCAACATCGTGTTTGGCATCCTGGCCGCCTACCTCTCCAACTACCTGCTGACCGGCGTGGGCGAAAACGACTGGCGCTGGATGCTGGGCGTGCAGGCCGTGCCGGCGCTGGCGTTTTTCCTGCTGCTGTTCCGCGTGCCCGAAAGCCCGCGCTGGCTGTTGGGGCAGGGCCGCGTGGAGGAAGGCCGCCAGGTTTTCCAGCGCATCAACCCCGCCACCGCCGACCAGGAGGTGACCAATGTGCTGACCTCCAACGCCTCCGACGATGCCATGGTAGGCGGCCGTTCGTTGTTTGCGCCGCAGTACCGCACCCCGGTTATACTGGCCGTGCTGTTTGCCGTCTTCAATCAGGTGTCCGGTATTAATGCTATTATCTACTTCGCGCCGCGTATTTTCGAAATGACGGGCTTGGGCCAGGGTGCGGCGTTGCTCTCGTCGGCGGGCATCGGGCTGGTGAACTTCGCCTTCACGCTGCTGGCCCGGCAGGTCATCGACCAGTTTGGGCGCCGCAAGCTGATGCTCATCGGCTCGTTTGGGCTGATTGCCACGCTGGGCCTGGTGTCGTGGGCCTTTTACACGCAGAGCTTCAGTGCCTTGAATGGCATGCTGGTGCCGGTACTGCTGTTCGTGTACATTGCCTTTTTCGCCTTCTCACAGGGCGCGGTTATTTGGGTGTTCATCTCGGAAATCTTCCCTAACACGGTACGCGCCAAAGGCCAGGCGCTGGGTTCCAGCACGCACTGGGTGATGGCCGCCATTATTGCCTTCGCCTTTCCGCCGCTGGCCGAGAAGCTGGGCGGCGGCCACACCTTCGCCTTCTTCTGCGGTATGATGGTGCTGCAATTGCTCTTCGTGTGGCGCATGATGCCCGAAACCAAAGGCACCAGCCTTGAACAGCTGGAAAAAACGCTCGTTATCCACTGA
- a CDS encoding RagB/SusD family nutrient uptake outer membrane protein — translation MKLFKSSVLAVSLLTLSFGCSDKDFLDVQPIGALSDEQLNTPANIEKQVIAAYSQLGNDVYRAPYTSMWPYGNVRAGDAYKGGNGTADVDAFHFYETFSFNRVDVGNTDELWFLIYIGVSRCNDALRRLDAVDAAAMPTKAVRQGEVRFLRGHYYFLLKELFKRVPYIDQTVPTEQYATISNVALSNDELWGKIADDFRFAVANLPDTQPEIGRANKSAAQAYLAKTLLYQAYVQSDNHAVTSIDQVKLNEVVTLTNQVAASGKYSLHADYATNFLTAGDNGSESVFAIQFSRNDGTPKGRTDRGNCLNYPMNPDYGCCGFHQPSQNLVNAYKTDAQGLPLFTTFNNSDLVTPADFQNNAVDPRLDHTVAIPSHPYKYLPTFVFENSWLRDPNTYGVYMSMKENVLPSDPSFQKTPPFMTSSKNWAIIRYADVLLWKAEALIELGRQSEALPIINQIRQRAANSTARLKNASGGNTSNYRIGQYPSTNWTQQYAREALRYERRMEFAMEGFRFFDLTRWGIAANTLNTYFDREKTKRLYLQTARFTQGRDEYLPIPINQINFSKGLYKQNPGW, via the coding sequence ATGAAACTCTTTAAATCCAGCGTGTTGGCCGTTTCCTTGCTCACGCTTTCCTTCGGCTGCTCCGACAAAGACTTCCTTGATGTGCAGCCCATCGGAGCCCTGAGCGACGAGCAGCTGAACACGCCTGCCAATATTGAGAAGCAAGTAATTGCGGCCTACTCGCAGCTCGGCAACGACGTGTACCGCGCCCCCTATACCAGCATGTGGCCCTACGGCAACGTGCGCGCCGGCGACGCCTACAAAGGCGGCAACGGCACCGCCGACGTAGACGCCTTCCACTTTTATGAGACGTTCAGCTTCAACCGCGTCGATGTGGGCAACACCGACGAGCTATGGTTTCTGATCTACATTGGTGTGTCGCGCTGCAATGATGCCCTGCGCCGCCTCGATGCCGTGGATGCTGCCGCCATGCCTACCAAGGCGGTGCGCCAGGGCGAGGTACGCTTTCTGCGGGGCCACTACTATTTCCTGCTGAAAGAGTTGTTCAAGCGGGTGCCCTACATCGACCAGACCGTGCCCACCGAGCAGTACGCCACGATTTCAAACGTAGCGCTAAGCAACGACGAGTTGTGGGGCAAGATTGCCGATGACTTCCGCTTTGCGGTGGCCAACCTGCCGGATACCCAGCCCGAAATCGGGCGCGCCAACAAGTCGGCGGCACAGGCCTATCTGGCCAAAACGCTGCTCTACCAGGCTTATGTGCAGAGCGACAACCACGCCGTCACTAGCATCGACCAAGTAAAGCTGAACGAGGTGGTGACGCTGACCAACCAAGTAGCTGCCTCAGGCAAATACTCGCTGCACGCCGACTACGCCACCAACTTCCTGACCGCCGGCGACAATGGGTCGGAGTCGGTATTTGCCATCCAGTTTTCGCGCAACGACGGAACCCCCAAGGGCCGCACCGACCGGGGCAACTGCCTGAATTACCCCATGAACCCCGACTATGGCTGCTGCGGGTTCCACCAGCCTAGCCAGAACCTGGTGAATGCCTACAAAACGGATGCCCAGGGCCTGCCACTGTTCACCACGTTCAACAACTCGGACCTGGTGACACCTGCCGACTTCCAGAACAACGCGGTAGACCCACGCCTCGACCACACCGTGGCCATTCCGAGCCACCCTTACAAGTACCTTCCCACGTTCGTGTTCGAGAATTCCTGGCTTCGCGACCCAAACACGTACGGCGTGTATATGTCGATGAAAGAGAATGTGTTGCCCTCGGATCCCAGCTTCCAGAAAACGCCGCCGTTCATGACGTCGTCGAAGAACTGGGCCATCATCCGCTACGCCGATGTACTGCTCTGGAAAGCCGAAGCCCTGATTGAGCTGGGCCGGCAGTCAGAAGCCTTGCCTATCATCAACCAGATCCGGCAGCGCGCCGCCAACAGCACCGCCCGCCTGAAAAACGCCAGCGGCGGCAACACCTCCAACTACCGCATTGGCCAGTATCCTTCCACCAACTGGACGCAACAGTACGCCCGCGAGGCCCTGCGCTACGAGCGTCGGATGGAGTTTGCCATGGAGGGTTTCCGCTTCTTCGACCTCACACGCTGGGGCATTGCGGCCAATACGCTGAACACCTATTTCGACCGGGAAAAAACCAAGCGCCTGTACCTGCAGACGGCGCGCTTCACACAAGGCCGCGACGAGTACCTACCCATTCCCATCAACCAGATCAACTTCAGCAAAGGCCTGTACAAGCAGAATCCGGGCTGGTAG